The genomic segment GGTGATAATGTAAGGCTTTCTATGTTTTCACCCGTTAAACGGCTAAATTCTAGCATATGTGGGCTTATTATGCATTCTTTGTTTAGTAATTCTATCATTTCTTTGTTTTGGGCAATAATAGTTAATGCATCTGCATCAAGTACCAAATTCTTATCTATATATTTTAAGATTATTTCTTTTGTAATATTGTTAACCCCAAATGATGGTCCTATTGCATAAACATCACATTGAATGTCATTTTCTATTTTTTTGTTTATACATTCAGGATTATAAATTAAATTTCCATTTATAGTTGCAGCGTCCGATAATAAAAATGTATATCCTGCACCTGATCTAATACTTGCTTTTACACTTAATAATGCTGCTCCATTTTTGGCATATATACCTACTTTTCCAAAATCTCCTTTATTACTAAATACATTTTTCTTTATTAAAATGCTTTCAATATAGTCTTTATCTACTAAAAATTTATTAGATACATTTTTAAATAAGGTTGGATTTACCCCTATATTACATAGTTCAACTTCAATATCTTTATACAAAAGTTGTTCTTTATAACTTGATATCATTAAAACCTTATCAGTTTTTAGCATAGGACTTGGTAAATCAATAGAAATAATTTTAGAAAATTTTGATTTATTTCTATTAATATTTTCTATCAAACTTTTATACGGTTCACTAACTTCTCCTATTATTCCTACCCCAAATATTGCATCTATA from the Oceanivirga salmonicida genome contains:
- a CDS encoding NAD(P)H-hydrate epimerase; its protein translation is MINITNNKESKQIDDILINDYKIPENILMENAARSILEKLDLENNNSFLIIAGHGNNGGDGLALARLLHMKNKKIKIICPENKTIHYKICKNIGIPFITDLEPSDILIDAIFGVGIIGEVSEPYKSLIENINRNKSKFSKIISIDLPSPMLKTDKVLMISSYKEQLLYKDIEVELCNIGVNPTLFKNVSNKFLVDKDYIESILIKKNVFSNKGDFGKVGIYAKNGAALLSVKASIRSGAGYTFLLSDAATINGNLIYNPECINKKIENDIQCDVYAIGPSFGVNNITKEIILKYIDKNLVLDADALTIIAQNKEMIELLNKECIISPHMLEFSRLTGENIESLTLSPFESLKRFKTHFKGIVLLKGKNNIIYDGKNYYIINIGNSKMANAGMGDTLTGMIASYKAQGYSSLNATILAVYKQAELGMKLSNKYKVINPTTLLNEM